A genomic segment from Nitrospira sp. encodes:
- a CDS encoding Response regulator: MRRVLFVDDATEVLQHLRRTLAPMESEWEMQFFASARQALAAIREKPCDVVVSDMTMPEMDGAALLGEVRKVCPQTIRIVLSGDQSPYNHVRSAAVAHRFLRKPFDGATLKSTIERAEALRVLLDQPSLRQLVGEIKTLPSLPSIYQELMREMQSPQASLKKVARIVAKDLGMVTKILQLVNSAFFGLRTRVADPEQAVALLGVDAIKSLVLSAQVFAQFDRTTVPSFSLDELWRHAMLAGTCSRHIAKEEGVIQPVMDEAFTAALLHDVGLLLLAANRPEDYARVLDRIRATGVADWQAEREVFGADHAQVGAYLLGLWGLGDGIVEAVAFHHQPAEYAASGFCAVTAVHVGNALAETQAHWGSGTVEIFGLDEAYVEREHLSSRLTRWRELCAAA; this comes from the coding sequence ATGCGCCGGGTATTGTTTGTCGATGATGCGACGGAGGTCTTGCAGCATCTGCGTCGGACCTTGGCCCCCATGGAATCCGAGTGGGAGATGCAATTCTTTGCCTCCGCCAGACAGGCCCTGGCGGCGATCAGGGAAAAACCCTGTGACGTGGTGGTGTCGGACATGACCATGCCGGAGATGGACGGCGCCGCATTGCTGGGAGAGGTGCGCAAGGTCTGCCCACAGACCATCCGCATCGTGCTTTCCGGAGACCAGAGTCCCTACAACCACGTGCGGTCTGCCGCGGTGGCTCACAGGTTCCTGCGAAAGCCGTTCGACGGGGCGACGCTGAAATCGACCATCGAGCGCGCCGAGGCGTTGCGGGTCCTGTTGGATCAACCGTCGCTCCGGCAACTGGTCGGCGAAATCAAGACCCTTCCGAGTCTGCCGTCGATCTACCAAGAGTTGATGCGGGAAATGCAGTCTCCGCAGGCCTCATTGAAGAAGGTCGCGCGCATCGTGGCCAAGGACCTCGGGATGGTCACGAAGATTCTTCAGTTGGTGAATTCCGCCTTCTTCGGTCTGCGCACGCGGGTGGCCGATCCGGAACAGGCCGTCGCGTTGCTCGGGGTTGATGCGATCAAGTCGCTGGTGCTTTCTGCCCAGGTCTTCGCACAGTTCGATCGGACCACGGTGCCGTCTTTTTCACTGGATGAGCTGTGGCGGCACGCGATGCTCGCCGGCACCTGTTCGCGTCACATTGCGAAGGAGGAGGGCGTGATCCAGCCGGTCATGGATGAGGCCTTCACCGCCGCGCTCTTGCATGACGTCGGCCTGTTGCTGTTGGCGGCCAACCGGCCCGAGGACTATGCGCGAGTGCTGGACAGGATACGGGCCACGGGAGTTGCGGATTGGCAGGCTGAGCGGGAGGTGTTCGGTGCCGACCATGCGCAGGTCGGAGCCTACTTGCTCGGGCTCTGGGGGCTGGGCGACGGCATCGTGGAGGCCGTGGCCTTTCACCATCAGCCTGCCGAGTACGCCGCATCAGGGTTTTGCGCCGTCACCGCCGTCCATGTAGGAAATGCCCTGGCTGAAACGCAGGCGCATTGGGGCAGCGGAACGGTGGAAATATTCGGGCTCGACGAGGCCTATGTCGAGCGAGAACACCTTTCCTCGCGCCTCACGCGTTGGCGCGAACTCTGTGCCGCAGCCTGA
- a CDS encoding Sulfate and thiosulfate import ATP-binding protein CysA: MKIEVRGLTKKFGSATAVGDVSFDVHEGELLGLLGPSGSGKTTVLRLIAGLEVPTAGDIFIDGKRVNDLTVQERNIGFVFQHYALFKHLTLFDNVAFGLKIKKWSKQDIKQRVLELLALMSLEGLGGRYPHQLSGGQRQRVAIARALAPRPSVLLMDEPFGAVDAKVRQELREWLIRLHTDLNVTSLFVTHDQEEAMEVSGRIIVFSKGKLEQAGSPADVYEEPATEFVARFIGSMNIVEGVVRRGQVQVGSLEFPAPGFTDGHKLQVGFRPYYVKVAEDPTRYRQQAKLRHIYFLGVAYRLEIETSDGLILRSRMNKEEFRRCSFAVGQAVSFAVTHFRILPQEGMVPPVGMEAGKPITGPLTP, from the coding sequence GTGAAGATCGAAGTACGCGGGCTCACCAAGAAGTTTGGTTCGGCCACGGCCGTGGGAGACGTGTCGTTCGATGTCCACGAAGGGGAACTGCTCGGCCTGTTGGGACCAAGCGGCAGCGGCAAGACCACCGTTCTCCGCTTGATCGCAGGGCTGGAAGTCCCCACTGCCGGCGACATCTTCATCGACGGCAAGCGGGTGAACGACCTCACGGTGCAGGAACGGAATATCGGGTTCGTCTTCCAGCATTACGCCCTGTTCAAACACCTGACCCTGTTCGACAACGTCGCCTTCGGCCTCAAGATCAAGAAATGGAGCAAGCAGGATATCAAGCAGCGCGTCCTGGAACTGCTCGCGCTCATGAGCCTGGAGGGATTGGGCGGTCGGTACCCGCACCAACTGTCCGGCGGTCAACGGCAACGGGTCGCCATCGCCCGCGCCCTGGCGCCTCGACCTAGCGTGTTGTTGATGGACGAACCATTCGGTGCCGTCGATGCGAAGGTTCGGCAGGAATTGCGCGAGTGGTTGATCCGCCTCCATACGGATTTGAACGTCACCAGCCTGTTCGTGACCCACGACCAGGAAGAGGCGATGGAAGTCTCGGGGCGCATCATCGTATTCTCCAAGGGCAAGCTGGAACAAGCAGGATCTCCGGCCGACGTGTACGAAGAGCCTGCCACGGAGTTCGTGGCTCGGTTCATCGGCTCGATGAACATCGTGGAAGGCGTCGTACGGCGCGGTCAGGTGCAAGTCGGCTCGCTCGAATTTCCCGCACCCGGCTTTACCGATGGACACAAACTGCAAGTGGGGTTTCGGCCCTACTACGTCAAGGTGGCGGAAGATCCGACCCGCTATCGCCAGCAGGCAAAGCTGCGGCACATTTATTTTCTCGGCGTCGCCTATCGGTTGGAAATCGAAACGAGCGATGGGCTGATCCTACGGTCCCGCATGAACAAGGAAGAGTTTCGCCGCTGTAGTTTTGCCGTAGGCCAGGCCGTCTCCTTCGCCGTCACCCACTTCCGCATCCTTCCGCAGGAAGGCATGGTTCCTCCGGTCGGGATGGAAGCAGGAAAGCCTATTACCGGTCCATTGACGCCATAA
- a CDS encoding Sulfate transport system permease protein CysW: MRRVLIGIVWFYFLILLVGPILYLASQSFSQGLEAFWTEITRPEALHGFTLTLEITLIVLTLNLFFGTMTALVLVRQRFWGRSLVSGVIDLPFAVSPVIAGFMLILLFGPDTLLGTFFGQAGVKVLFSLPAMVLATLFVTFPFMVRELTPLLQTLGTEEEEAARTLGAGEWQVFLKVTLPALRWGLVYGATLTVARAIGEFGAVLVVSGNILLLTQTATLHIYQSYVDFNYVAANAVALTLLAVSFAILTVLEIAKARAEHSVAQAGAQ, encoded by the coding sequence ATGCGCCGGGTCTTGATCGGAATCGTCTGGTTTTATTTCCTGATCCTGCTGGTCGGCCCTATCCTGTACTTGGCGAGCCAGAGTTTCAGCCAAGGCCTGGAGGCCTTTTGGACCGAAATCACGAGACCGGAAGCGCTGCACGGCTTCACCCTCACGCTGGAAATCACCCTCATCGTGTTGACGCTGAATCTCTTCTTCGGCACCATGACCGCGCTGGTACTAGTGCGCCAGCGGTTCTGGGGCCGCAGCCTCGTCAGCGGCGTCATCGACTTGCCCTTCGCTGTCTCGCCCGTCATCGCCGGATTCATGCTGATCTTGCTGTTCGGCCCGGACACGTTGCTCGGCACGTTTTTCGGCCAGGCGGGAGTCAAAGTCCTGTTCTCTCTGCCGGCCATGGTTCTCGCGACCCTGTTCGTGACCTTTCCCTTCATGGTGCGGGAACTCACGCCTCTGCTGCAGACCTTGGGCACAGAGGAAGAGGAGGCGGCAAGAACGTTGGGAGCCGGCGAGTGGCAGGTCTTTTTGAAAGTGACGTTGCCGGCGCTTCGCTGGGGTCTGGTGTACGGAGCGACCCTCACCGTGGCGCGCGCGATCGGCGAGTTCGGGGCGGTGCTGGTGGTCTCCGGCAATATCCTGCTGCTCACACAGACCGCGACGTTACACATCTATCAAAGCTACGTCGATTTCAACTACGTGGCGGCCAACGCCGTCGCCCTGACCCTGCTCGCAGTCTCATTCGCGATCTTGACCGTCTTGGAGATCGCCAAGGCGCGAGCCGAACACAGCGTCGCGCAAGCGGGAGCACAGTGA
- a CDS encoding Sulfate transport system permease protein CysT gives MTAHLLLRLALRSAAVGYVLVLIFLPLAALAQQSVAAGLDRFLQDLAAPQAAAALWLTVETAAVATVINGILGTLSAIVLVRYEFPGRWLLNALVDLPFAIPTLVAGLMIAAIYGPTSLLGTWLQQGGMAVLYNQPGIILAMLFVTMPFTIRSLQPVLMGLERDQEEAAFTLGASPWMTFWKVTVPSVLPGLLTGVFLTFVRALGEFGSIVIVAGNIPMKTQVASVYVYGEIESYNPQAATSVSVLILLISFLVLLLLERLTRQPGERLPRLLRWTSGRGEREHGSTVPTTAV, from the coding sequence GTGACTGCTCACCTCCTGCTCCGATTGGCACTTCGATCCGCCGCCGTAGGATATGTGCTGGTGCTGATTTTCCTTCCCCTCGCAGCGCTGGCGCAGCAATCGGTCGCGGCCGGCTTGGATCGGTTCCTTCAGGATCTGGCGGCACCACAGGCGGCAGCGGCCCTCTGGCTCACGGTGGAGACCGCCGCTGTCGCCACTGTCATCAACGGCATCCTCGGCACCCTGTCGGCCATCGTGCTGGTGCGGTACGAATTCCCAGGCCGGTGGCTCCTGAATGCCTTGGTCGATTTACCCTTCGCCATCCCGACGCTGGTGGCTGGTTTGATGATCGCCGCCATCTATGGCCCAACCAGCCTGCTGGGCACCTGGCTTCAACAGGGCGGCATGGCGGTACTGTACAACCAGCCCGGTATCATCCTGGCTATGTTGTTCGTCACGATGCCCTTTACGATCCGTTCCCTTCAGCCGGTGTTGATGGGACTCGAACGGGACCAGGAAGAAGCGGCCTTCACGTTGGGAGCCAGTCCTTGGATGACCTTTTGGAAGGTGACGGTGCCCTCAGTGCTGCCGGGTCTTTTGACCGGCGTGTTCTTGACGTTCGTGCGGGCACTCGGTGAATTCGGATCGATCGTGATCGTGGCCGGCAATATCCCGATGAAAACTCAGGTGGCATCCGTCTACGTCTACGGAGAGATCGAGAGCTACAACCCCCAGGCCGCCACCTCGGTCTCGGTGTTGATCCTGTTGATCTCCTTCCTGGTCCTGCTCCTGTTGGAACGGTTGACCAGACAGCCGGGGGAACGGTTGCCGCGGTTGCTCCGGTGGACGAGCGGAAGGGGCGAACGTGAGCATGGCTCCACTGTGCCGACCACGGCAGTTTGA
- a CDS encoding Sulfate and thiosulfate binding protein CysP, with product MTGHKLTTLSLAVVAWLSLLVLPSGLLQAAETRELILAAYSVPKEAYERHIIPAFQKHWKQKTGQDVRVRSSYGASGAQARAIMGGFDADVAVLSLEGDVDQIAKAGLITHDWRKAPHGGMISASVVALGVRKGNPKGIKGWEEAARPGIEVLYPNPKTSGGAMWDIIAIYGAGLKLAELKTAGKPLAPDAADAYAIDLLTRIQRNVKVMDKSGRESVTTFERGVGDVIVTYENELLPRVKSQRPYEIIVPAETVWIENPAAVVDTYADRHKVRDVADAFVAFLHGPEAQAAFLELGFRPLERGASAPASAMTLPQPALLFTIADLGGWDTVSNRLFGAQGLWTRVVEDLAKRK from the coding sequence ATGACCGGACATAAACTCACAACTCTGAGCCTGGCAGTCGTCGCCTGGCTGTCCCTGCTCGTACTGCCATCCGGTCTTCTCCAGGCGGCCGAAACCCGTGAACTGATTCTGGCGGCTTACAGTGTGCCGAAAGAGGCCTATGAGCGGCACATCATTCCCGCCTTCCAAAAACATTGGAAACAGAAGACCGGTCAGGACGTGCGCGTGCGCAGCTCCTATGGAGCGTCAGGCGCCCAAGCCCGCGCCATCATGGGAGGCTTCGACGCGGACGTGGCCGTGCTCTCACTGGAGGGCGATGTCGATCAAATCGCCAAAGCCGGTTTGATCACGCATGACTGGAGAAAGGCTCCTCATGGCGGCATGATCTCCGCCTCCGTCGTGGCCCTCGGAGTACGCAAAGGCAATCCCAAGGGCATCAAAGGCTGGGAGGAAGCGGCGCGCCCTGGGATCGAAGTGCTGTACCCGAATCCCAAGACCTCCGGCGGCGCCATGTGGGACATCATCGCCATCTACGGCGCGGGACTCAAACTGGCCGAGTTGAAGACGGCGGGAAAACCGCTCGCACCGGACGCGGCGGACGCCTACGCCATCGACTTGCTCACCAGGATTCAACGGAACGTAAAGGTGATGGACAAGAGCGGCCGTGAATCCGTCACCACGTTCGAGCGCGGGGTCGGCGACGTGATCGTCACCTATGAAAACGAACTGTTGCCGCGCGTGAAGAGCCAACGCCCGTATGAAATCATCGTGCCGGCCGAAACCGTCTGGATCGAAAATCCGGCGGCCGTCGTCGATACCTATGCCGATCGCCACAAGGTCAGGGACGTGGCCGATGCCTTCGTCGCCTTCCTCCATGGACCGGAGGCGCAGGCGGCCTTTCTCGAATTGGGATTCCGACCGCTGGAACGTGGCGCAAGTGCCCCCGCATCGGCCATGACGCTCCCCCAACCGGCGCTGCTCTTTACGATTGCAGACCTCGGCGGCTGGGATACAGTGAGCAACCGGCTCTTCGGCGCGCAGGGCCTCTGGACCAGAGTCGTCGAAGACCTGGCAAAGAGAAAGTAA
- a CDS encoding Rrf2 family transcriptional regulator, giving the protein MKFSKKSEYGLRALLELCDTYGGRVLQRQEIAERQHIPVEFLEQILLALKRAGLLASRRGIRGGYSLIKSPEDITLGQVIRILDGPLAPISCVSKTAYQKCADCPYATKPSCPLQQAMGEVRDAIADILDHYTLSRFAHNNQAEGSYAHHDRT; this is encoded by the coding sequence ATGAAATTCTCCAAAAAAAGCGAATATGGCCTTCGGGCGCTGCTTGAGCTCTGCGACACCTACGGTGGCCGTGTACTCCAGCGCCAGGAGATCGCCGAACGACAGCACATTCCCGTGGAGTTTCTCGAACAGATCCTGCTGGCCTTGAAGCGCGCCGGCCTGCTGGCGAGCCGCCGCGGGATCAGGGGCGGCTATTCACTCATCAAGTCGCCGGAAGACATCACGCTCGGCCAAGTCATCCGCATTCTGGACGGACCGCTGGCCCCGATCAGTTGCGTCAGTAAAACGGCCTATCAGAAATGCGCCGACTGCCCCTATGCGACCAAACCCTCCTGTCCCCTGCAACAGGCGATGGGAGAAGTGCGGGATGCCATTGCCGACATTCTCGACCATTACACCTTGAGTCGATTCGCCCATAACAATCAGGCGGAAGGATCCTATGCCCATCATGACCGGACATAA
- a CDS encoding Glycyl-tRNA synthetase alpha chain, with protein MNFQDLILTLHRFWADRGCVVHQPYDLEMGAGTFHPATFLRSLGPEPWRSAYPQACRRPTDGRYGENPNRMQHYYQYQVVLKPSPDDIQGLYLESLKELGIDPKKHDIRFVQDDWESPTLGAWGLGWEVRLDGMEITQFTYFQEIGGIPLNPITGEITYGTERIAMYLQQVDNVYDLTWTDGVTYGDVHHRSEVEFSRYNFEEGDVPMLMATFQAFEGECKRLLEKKLTLPAYDYCIKTSHMFNLLDARGAISVTERTSYIARVRALARRCAESYLADREAMGHPLIKQAGRVGKGDAIRSQVTTK; from the coding sequence GTGAATTTTCAAGACCTCATTTTGACCCTCCATCGTTTCTGGGCCGACCGTGGCTGTGTCGTCCATCAGCCGTATGATTTGGAAATGGGGGCCGGCACCTTTCACCCGGCGACCTTCCTCCGTTCCCTTGGCCCGGAACCCTGGCGCTCCGCCTATCCGCAGGCCTGCCGCCGCCCCACCGACGGCCGGTACGGCGAGAATCCTAACCGTATGCAGCATTACTATCAGTACCAGGTGGTGCTGAAACCGTCGCCGGACGATATTCAAGGCCTCTATCTTGAAAGCCTCAAAGAGTTGGGCATCGATCCCAAAAAACACGACATCCGGTTCGTGCAGGACGATTGGGAATCCCCGACGCTCGGGGCCTGGGGGTTGGGGTGGGAAGTCCGGCTCGACGGCATGGAGATCACCCAGTTCACCTATTTCCAGGAGATCGGCGGTATTCCGCTGAATCCCATCACCGGCGAAATCACTTATGGGACGGAGCGCATCGCGATGTATCTGCAGCAGGTCGATAACGTCTACGACCTGACCTGGACCGACGGCGTCACCTACGGCGACGTGCATCACCGCAGCGAAGTCGAGTTCTCGCGCTACAACTTCGAAGAAGGGGACGTGCCCATGCTCATGGCCACCTTCCAGGCCTTCGAGGGGGAGTGCAAGCGGTTGTTGGAGAAGAAGTTGACCCTGCCGGCCTACGACTACTGCATCAAGACCTCGCACATGTTCAACCTGCTCGATGCGCGAGGAGCCATCAGCGTCACCGAACGGACCTCGTACATCGCCAGGGTGCGGGCATTGGCGCGGCGCTGCGCAGAATCCTATCTGGCCGACCGGGAGGCGATGGGCCATCCCTTGATCAAGCAAGCAGGTCGAGTCGGCAAGGGTGACGCAATCCGATCACAAGTCACGACCAAGTAG
- a CDS encoding Glycyl-tRNA synthetase beta chain, whose amino-acid sequence MPSKKTAIKKAAQFKVPATTELLLEIGTEELPYQFIAPTLRALQQAAETLLKEQRLTHGSVRTMGTPRRLVLLVEQLAKQQTSAVKEAMGPSKAVAFDQAGQPTKAAIGFAAGQGLTVEQLEVRQTPKGDYLFAAKQEKGQPVAAVLTEALPQLLAKLSFPKAMHWNQTGVRFARPVRWLVALCGGKVLPIQFATIKAGDASQGHRVLGAKVSGAKGFSVKSIAQYFKETERHGVIVGQDRRRAMILDQLASLSESARGQIHQDDDLLEQAVYMVEYPHTILGSFKPHYLSLPKEILMTSMREHQGYFSLVDQQGALLPHFLAVTNMKLANMQLIREGNERVLAARLADAKFFFDEDRKTPLSDRVPKQQAVTFHQKLGSLYQKTQRVVEMAAHVAGQLGDERLAQDCRRAAELSKADLLTGIVGEFPTLQGIMGGEYAKHDGEAPVVGTAIREQYMPRAMEGELPESLAGKVLSLADRLDNIVGFFHVGLVPSGSEDPFALRRHATAIVRILIEGRLRLNLALAVRRAQEVLSDHNIMAATQAGKGGTPDVIGFLFERVRFYGKSALQLRDDVMEAVLRSTDRHGYIDIVDLLDKMNALQQISTRPEFDPLIVGFKRAHRLVEKENWTSDFVQEDLLVHPAEKELFEVAVKGKEQILAATVNHEYSAGLTTLVRMKPAIDNFFEGVLVNAEDEQLRKNRLSLLFRVVHLFRLLADFSQIVVQGT is encoded by the coding sequence ATGCCATCGAAAAAGACAGCCATCAAGAAAGCCGCTCAGTTCAAGGTTCCGGCCACCACGGAATTGCTCCTCGAAATCGGCACGGAAGAATTACCCTACCAGTTCATCGCTCCGACCCTTCGCGCTCTGCAACAAGCGGCGGAAACCCTGCTGAAAGAGCAACGGCTCACGCACGGTTCTGTCCGGACGATGGGCACGCCGCGGCGTTTGGTGCTCTTGGTCGAGCAACTCGCGAAACAGCAGACCTCCGCCGTGAAGGAAGCGATGGGGCCTTCCAAGGCGGTCGCCTTCGATCAAGCCGGTCAGCCTACCAAAGCCGCCATCGGGTTTGCCGCTGGACAGGGCCTCACGGTCGAGCAATTGGAGGTGCGTCAGACGCCGAAGGGTGACTACCTCTTTGCGGCCAAGCAGGAGAAGGGGCAACCGGTGGCGGCGGTGCTGACGGAGGCTCTTCCTCAATTGCTGGCCAAGCTGTCGTTTCCCAAGGCCATGCATTGGAATCAGACCGGTGTGCGGTTTGCCAGGCCGGTGCGTTGGCTGGTGGCCCTCTGCGGCGGCAAGGTGCTGCCGATCCAGTTCGCCACGATCAAGGCCGGCGACGCGAGTCAGGGCCACCGGGTGCTGGGGGCGAAGGTGTCCGGTGCGAAGGGCTTTTCGGTGAAGTCGATCGCACAATACTTCAAGGAGACGGAACGCCACGGGGTGATCGTGGGCCAGGACCGGCGCCGTGCCATGATCCTCGATCAACTCGCCTCACTGTCCGAGTCCGCGCGAGGGCAGATCCACCAGGACGACGACCTGCTCGAACAGGCCGTCTACATGGTCGAGTATCCGCATACGATCCTCGGCTCCTTCAAGCCGCATTACCTGTCGCTCCCGAAAGAAATCTTGATGACTTCAATGAGGGAGCATCAAGGCTACTTCTCGCTGGTCGATCAACAGGGGGCGCTACTGCCGCACTTCCTGGCAGTCACCAACATGAAGCTCGCGAACATGCAGTTGATCCGCGAAGGCAACGAGCGGGTGCTGGCCGCGCGACTGGCAGACGCGAAGTTCTTCTTCGACGAGGATCGCAAGACTCCATTGTCGGATCGCGTGCCGAAGCAACAGGCTGTCACCTTCCATCAGAAGCTCGGCAGTCTCTACCAGAAAACCCAGCGGGTGGTGGAGATGGCGGCGCATGTCGCGGGACAACTCGGCGATGAGCGTCTGGCCCAGGACTGCCGGCGTGCGGCTGAACTCAGCAAGGCTGATCTGTTGACCGGGATCGTGGGCGAGTTCCCGACCTTGCAGGGCATCATGGGCGGGGAATATGCCAAGCACGATGGCGAGGCACCGGTTGTCGGTACGGCGATCCGTGAACAGTATATGCCCCGCGCGATGGAAGGGGAGTTGCCGGAGTCTCTGGCGGGAAAAGTTCTGTCGCTCGCCGATCGATTGGACAACATCGTAGGGTTTTTTCATGTCGGCCTGGTTCCGAGTGGGTCCGAAGATCCCTTCGCGCTCCGCCGCCATGCCACGGCGATCGTACGGATCCTGATCGAGGGCAGGCTGCGGCTCAACCTCGCGTTGGCTGTGCGGCGAGCACAGGAGGTGTTGAGCGATCACAACATCATGGCCGCAACACAGGCGGGCAAGGGCGGGACGCCCGACGTCATCGGGTTTCTGTTTGAACGTGTGCGTTTCTACGGCAAGAGCGCGCTGCAACTGCGGGATGATGTCATGGAGGCAGTCCTGAGGTCGACGGATCGTCACGGCTACATCGATATTGTGGATCTCTTGGACAAAATGAATGCATTACAGCAGATTTCCACGCGGCCCGAGTTCGATCCGTTGATCGTCGGCTTCAAACGGGCACACCGGCTGGTCGAAAAGGAAAATTGGACAAGTGACTTTGTCCAAGAGGATCTTTTGGTCCACCCGGCAGAGAAAGAATTGTTTGAGGTTGCCGTTAAGGGAAAAGAGCAGATACTCGCTGCAACCGTCAATCATGAATATTCTGCCGGATTGACGACTTTAGTGCGGATGAAACCAGCCATAGACAATTTTTTTGAAGGGGTTTTGGTCAACGCTGAGGATGAACAGCTGAGAAAGAATCGGTTATCGTTGCTCTTTAGGGTTGTTCACCTGTTTAGATTATTGGCCGACTTTTCTCAGATTGTGGTACAAGGAACCTAG